A region of the Dysgonomonas mossii genome:
ATATACTCTACAGCTACATATCCTATCCACTCTTGCACTCCATATGCTCCGGCTTTGTCGAAAGGCTTATAGTTGGAAACGTAATATTCAATTTCATCGTCATCAAGTTTAGAGAAGCGAACTTCGGATGATACACCAAAAGAGACTTGCTTGTCTTTAGTTGTGATGCATACCCCTGTGATTACCTGATGCGTTTTTCCGGAAAGATCGCGTAGCATTTGCTTCGCATCTGTTTCATCTGATGGCTTTCCATAAACTTTTCCATCGAGTAAGACGATTGTGTCTGCAGTTATAAGTAATGTATTCTCATCCAGTTGATCGAGGTAAGCATTAGCCTTTTCTTTCGCAATATAGATAGCGATATCCTCTCCTGCAAGGCTGTCCGGATATGACTCATCAATATCAGGTAAAGTTTTTATCTCATAGGGTATATTTAGCCCACTCAGAAGTTCTTTTCTACGAGGTGAATTGGATGCTAGAATTATGTTATATCGTGAGAGGTTTAGCATTTACATGAAGTTATAATAATTTTCGAGTTCAAGAAGAAGAAGTTTTATATCTGTTCCATATGCATAGCCACCCAATCGTCCTCCTTCATTTACCACACGGTGGCAAGGGACTATAATAGCTAGATTATTCTTTCCGTTTGCAGCACCTACAGCTCTGCATCCTTTTGGTGAACCGATAGCGATAGCTTCATCTTTATACGAAACAGTTTTTCCATAAGGGATTGTGCTCAGATATTCCCATGCTTTTTGCTGAAACGATGTACCGTTTTGTTTCAGGGGTAAGTCAAAAACTTTACGTTCTCCGGAGAAATATTCTTCCAACTGTTTTATTGCATTATTCAAAAGTGGTGAAGAGTCGGCTTTTTCCTCCCCTTCTTGGTGAATAATCCTTACCGATGAAATATAACCGTCAGTTTCTCTTATCTCGATTAATCCTACGGGAGATTGTAAAAAAGCCTTCATTTTTTCTTTTCTTCGGTTTAGGCCTGTCTTCGTATTTTGTCCAACTCCAGTTTATCATTTGTCGAAGTCTCTTCAAAAAACGTTTCGAAGGTTTATCTTTTAAGTAGGACTCAATATGTCTTTTTTTCTTTTCTTCTAATATCTCATCTACATTGATGAGGATTCCTGTTTCCTCTACATTGCCAAAAGTATCGTTTACTGCCGTTCCAAAGACCTTCATTTGAGGGGAAAGACTCATGTAAGCATTTACAAGTGGAGGAATATTAAGATCTAATTTACGAACGGAAGTGTTTAATATTCGATAGTCAGACTTGAACGACTCTCCATCAAATAGCCTTCTCAGCTTGCTCTTTTCGGTCTCTATCGTTAAGGCTTGCTTTGGCCATACAAGCTTTTCGGGATCCGGAAAATACTTATTCAGAAAATACAGAATCATATCCCGGGCTTGTGTATTGTATGTGTCGTACATTGTTACCTTCCCAAAAAAATACTTCATGGAAGGGTCTGCCACAGATAGCGCACCTAATCCATCCCAAAGATTATCTAATGCGAAGATACCTCTCGAACCGGCTAGTGTTGATTGATATTCGAGCGTAACAAACGAACGTCCAAGCTCGAATGTATAAGGGAGATATTCCTTAATAAACCTTTCGGAGAAATGGAACAAATGCGATGTTGCCAATATGGGTTCACCATTCTCATCGAAGCAAATATCAGGTCCGCATATAAAGCGATATCCACCGATTATCTCTCCTGCTTCCGGATTCCATACTATTAATTGCTTGTATGGATTGTCCATTTTGTCGTACTCGTCTATATCTACAGACTTCCCTGTTCCTCCGCCATAATACCGGAATGCTATCTCACGCAGACGGCCTATCTCCAGCATCACATTCGGCGAATTATGATGTGTGACAATATAGATTTCATTGTTAGCCTTATTTGTATACCTGAGAAATTTATCCTTTGTCAGTTCGGCTCTCAATAAATCCTTATTTATCGGTGCGATAACAGTTTCCATTTATTGCTTGTTTGTTTTTGCCAAATTATATGACTTTTCCTTTACATACTGCGCCCATTGCATAGCACTCTTTGAGTTGTCAAAGAATGTATATGGTATAGGTTCACCAAATGTTATGGAAAAACTTTTATTTTTATTCTTAAACATTTCGTCAGGCAATAGGATCAACTCAATATTAAATTTTATGCCCAGACGCTTTCTTATATTTGCAAATCTATAAAAGAAATTTGAATTTTTGCCTTCAAAGTACACAGGAACTACATCCCTTCTTGATTCTACAGCTTTCAGAATAAAATTTTTCTGCCAATCCAAATCATGAATCTTGCCATTCTCTTGTCTGGAACATAAGCCCGCAGGGAAGGTAATGATTTGGTTGTCCGATTCATAGGCTTCATTTAGGCTTGTGGTCGCTTGTTTCGACTGACGTCCATATTTATTAACCGGAAGAAAAATAGGTTGCAGATTCTTAATAAAGTATAAAACATCGTTTACTACGTATTTTATTTTTTTATCGAATCGTTCTCCAATAACCGCAGATAAGCAGATGCCATCGAGCCCGCCTAAAGGGTGGTTTGATACAAATATATACTTTTTCCCGTCTTGAATATTTTCTAGCCCCGAGGTCTCTAATGTAAGATTGAAATATCCTACAACCGCTTGCATAAAATCCACTCCATACTTATCAGCATAGATCGTAAGTATTTTGTTCAGTTCATCTAAATGGATTTTTCGCTTGAGGTAGTTTATTGCAAAACGTGGTACCTTATTATAAATCTTGGGAGCTTTCTCGGCAAGTACTTTATCTAAATCTAGTATTTGAGGTTCGTGATTCATTCCGTATTATATACCTTTCTGATGCAAAAATAGTTGAATTTAATATATATCATACCGAAAAATGTATAAATAGTTATAACAAGAACATTTTAATAGATAAGAACTATTATATTTGCCCAAAATCATATAAAACTATTAATAATGAGACGTAAAATAACCCTTCCAATACTCGGCATAGTTCTTATGACTTTGACTGTTTTATTGGGAAACAATAGTGTGTTTGGGAATAACAACACTACGAATAATGATACTCCTATTGTAACGCTTACCTCTTCTAATTATGAAAAAGAGACCGGAACAGGATTAGTATTTGTTGACTTTTGGGCTCCGTGGTGTGGGCCATGTCGCCGAATGGCTCCTATTCTCGAAAGTGTAGCTAAAGAATACAAAGGATCGGCAAAGATCGGAAAGATAAATGTTGACAACTACAAGAAGTTTTCTATAGATAAAGGGATTGAGGTATTGCCTACTATTGTTGTATATAAAGATGGAAAGGAGATTACTCGCTTGAGAGGTTTGGTATCTAAAGAAGACCTTGTGAAAATAATTACAGAGCATACAAAAAAGTAAGCTGTTACTATAAATAACAAAAATGGCAGATCAGATGATCTGCCATTTTTGTTATTTATATTTCAACTGTTATTTTGTTCCTTTCTCCAATTCTATTGTCTTAATTATATTCTCTCCGATTCCAATGCGGTAACCTTGCGAAGAATACAAAATACCGCCATTTGTAGAGATGTATACTGTAAGCGGGAAGTTGTTTGAAAATTCGATTTGCAAAGCTCCCGCAACTGTATTTAACAAAGTCCTGTTATGATCAGTCATCCATAATGATTGCTTAGGTAGACCTTTAAAGACAGAAGCATCAAACGCTTTACTTAGCTTGTCGTCAGGAATAGCAAACAAGATTCCTCCGCCCCATTCTTCAATAGCTTGTTGTACGGCCGGAAGGTCTTGCAGGATATGCTTAGTAGGTTCTTTGTCCGGATCAGCAAAGCAGATCATCAAACCTTTGCCGTTCGTTAGTTCTTTGATTGACTTTTTACTGCCGTCTTGTAATGTAATAACTGTGTTCGGATCTACGATACCTTGTACCTGAATGCGACCTTCTACTTTCGGTAATTCGATTTCGAATGTTTTCGCTTCATTGCCTTTTACTTCAAAGTAGCGTGTACTTATCGTTACAGAACCATCATTTCCACGACTACCTATCATCAAACGATAGTAGCCTGCATCTACTGTTATTTTAGCCGGTAGATCTTTTATACTGTTTTCATAATCGAGAGTAACAAAGTCACCATTGTCGTATCGGGCAATTGTGAAATGAGTATAATAACCCGGTTTCACAATATTATCCTTTGCATTTGTAAACTGAATTGTAGCCTTTGGCTGTTCTTCGGCTTGCTTATCAAAGAATACATCAGTCCAAGCAGTTTCCCCCTTTAGATATTGAGGGCGTCCTGTTGCACGATCAATACGTGCAGGGATGTCCATAGAACGACAAAGAGCAACAAATAATATATCCCTTGATGGCTTATCTGAAACTTTCAATTCATATACGCCTTTAGGTGAGATCGGGCATTTGAAATAATTTTGTTCTTCATCAATTTTAATATTTTCACGAACAAAGTTTATTACTTCATTAATATCATTCCTCGATTTGTTTATAAAATCTTCCGTTAATGCTTTTTTGAAGAAGCTTCGCCACGGACGAATCAATTCTTGTGATATTCTTGGAGAATAGATGCTGCCTACCAAAGGGCTGTCTTCGGCTAGTTTCTTTTGTGTCGCATCTTGTCCGATAGTAAGGTGATCTAACAGGTATCCAGCCGGAGTATCTCGTAAATCTTTATCGGATAGAGATAATAAGAATGCATTCAGATATGGATTATCTTTCTTAGCCTCCATAAAAGAGGATATTTCCTGCCAGTTTCCTTGCGATTTGGATAAAATATTCCAAGTCTTATCAGGGTTTAGCTTATTTTTTTCTGCAAATTTCTTAGCATCCGATTCACTAATAAATGTTGCCATATATGCATTGCGTATCGAGTCTTCGTGAGCCAGACGTTTTGCGTTTTCAGCAATCTTTTCTGGTGCTAATTCTTTTATGGCTTGTTCTGCCGGCGCTTCCATTACAATGGTTTCATCTAAGCCTTTTCCCGGTTTATTATTTAATGTAACTGTCACTTCTCCCGATTCAGGAGTAGATTTAGCATATCCATATATATCACCCTTATTTGCCCAAACAAATATGTCTCCCATTCCTGAGATTATAGAAGCTGTTCCATCGGTTTTAGTAGTACTTGTGGCAATAGGGTAAAACTCAGCATAATTGTACACTTTAAATTTTACGGTTGCACCTTCTACAGGTTTACCGGCTTCGTCTACTATTTTTACTTTTACATCGCGTGTGTTTGTATAATTACCAAGCAGATTAATAACCGAATAGAGGTCTGTTTGTACATTCTTTTCCTCAGGTCCATTGTACAGTCCAAAAACATTCGTATGTACCATCATAGCACGTTTTACTGGAGCAGAGAACCACGCTACATCCAATTCTGGTTCTGGTTCGCAAGCTCCTATATAATGCCATTTACCATCCACCCATGCTTCTACCCATGCGTGATTGTCGTCGGTGTGTACCCAGCGTGGCGTGTAACATTGTCGGGCAGGGATGCCTACAGCACGAAGAGCAGCGGTAGTGAATGTGGATTCTTCGCCACAGCGTCCCCAAGAAGTCTTAGCTAAAGCAAGTGGTGCGGATGTGCGTCCGTCTGTTCCTCGGTAAGTTACTTTTTCATGACACCAGTGATTTACCTCCAATACTGCTTTTTCCATTGTCAGCCCTTTTACTCTATCTTTGAGTTCATCGAAGAACACTTGTCGGGCAGTATCTAGATTTTCGTTATTTACACGATAGACCAATACAAAATGACGGAATATATCATCCGGTATTTTTTTACCCCAATCGAAGTAATCACGAGCTTTGAATGCTGCATCTACTTGACCAAGGAAAAAATCCGCATCATAATCTGCAAGATCTGAAAGAGGCATATAAGCGTATAGGAATTCTAAAGCCTCACGCTGTTCCAGAGTGAGATCTTGTTTGTCTAAAGCAGAAAACAATTGTTCACTACGTCCTGCCGCAAGGTCTTTGCGTTTCATAAACTGTTGGTGTACTTGTTCCCTATACTCTTTATCTTTAAGGAAATGCTTGTCTGCCGAACTGCATGCGCCTAAGATAAAAAGAAGAGATATCATTAATAGAGAACTGAAAATGATTTTTTTCATCTTTGGTGATATTTATAGGTTTAGTAAAAGACAAATACTGATAATACTTTGCATAGTTCAAAGTATTATGAAACATATTAATCCCAATTAGGATCATAGCTGGAAGCCCGTCCGCGTTGCTCGTATTTCAAATCCTGAAGCATTGAAGAACTTGCACGTAACGATACATAATATGATTTGTATTGACCCACAGGGTTGAAACTTGCCGAAATAGACCAACAGTGTAGGTTGCGAGTAAGATTACAACTCATGTATGCTATTTTGCCTGCATCGAAGTCATAACTGGCATTGAAATTGAAACTCCAATTTTTGGTCGGTTGTATATTTCCGTTCAAGCTGAGGGCTTTAGTTAACGTACCTCTATATTCTGCGTAATCGTTTCGAGCTGCTTGCTTAGGTAGTTTATTCGTATTATAATTCATTGAGAAGCTGATCCCCAAATTCCACTTGATCTCATTTTTTACATAACCATCTTCATCATACTGGTTATCATCTTTTTTTGCCTCCATCAAGCTTTTACGTTCTTCTTCTTCTCCGGATGCGGCCAAATTATTTTCACTCTGTGTGGATTCATCTTCCTTCTTTTTAGAATCCTTATCCTTGTCATCGCCGCCTCCAAACCATTTTTTGAATGTATCCTGATTAATAGATGGCGATATGGAATATCCTGTACTTTTCAATCGCCCAAACCCTTTTCCGTTTGAAATACGAAGTTCATTGACACGTCTCAAACTGGTTACTTCCCCTGCATCGTTTGTCTCAGCTCTATAGAGATATGGGTCGAATGCTGCATTCAGATTTACAGTAAATGATTTGCTGAACTTGAGCCGGAGCCCCATGTTTATGTCACTCCATTTGAACTCTTTGGCCATCATATTGTGACTGAAATTAATCCCGAGATTATCAATCAAACTGATCTTTTTTATAGAGTCATTGGAGTCTCTGTATTTCATTTCAAGATTGTTGTCGAAGCTGAAATTAATCATTCCTTGGGCTCCTTGGCTTGGTACACCAAACATACCTTGTTCATATGGAGAATATTTATTTCCTGTATCTCTCCAATTCCCTTCCGAATCATAGTAATATAACTTTTCATAAAATCCGAATTTTTGACTACTGAAATCCGGAGCATAACTTAGACTTATGCTAGGGGTGAATACATGGCGGATCTGAGTGTTCTTTGAAAATATAGGAGTGAACATCCCATACAGCTTGGTTTGAAAACCAAGAGAGAAATTGAAATCATAAACGCGGTTGAATGAATAGGTTGTATCTTCAACTACCATGCGGCGTTGATCAGCATCCCATCGCTTTTCTATTTTGCTTGTATACCATCGCTCGGTATAGTTGAAAGACGGAGTGATATTTAGGTAGTTTAACGCACTAAAAGTGGCAGACACAGGGATTGTATGTTTCATTGCATTATTCCAGTCTTTTTGCAAGTTAGACTGAAATAGCTTGTTTTCTTTTGTCGTAATACTGTTTCTTAAATCTCCCGTATAACTCAATTGTATCTTCTCGTACCATTTTTCTGCACCTACAGCATCTTTTCTTTTAAACGGAGCTATGCGGCTCATAGTAACTGTAACGTTAGGCAAGGTAAGAGATATTGTTGAGTCTTGTGTACGTTGGGCTGCACTAATATTAGCAGAGAAACTCCACGGAGAATTTGGTATCTTTTGCGTAAGGGTTACATTTGAACTTTTTGTATTATTTGTTCCCATAGGGGTGTAAGCCGTATTCAGGTCATTACGGTCGTAAGAACTGGTAGAGAATTGTACACTAGCCGATAACGTCCTAAACATATTTGACTTAGGGTCTTGGCTATGTGTCCAGTTGATTTTTAGGTCTTTTGCCAAAGAGTAATCTATTCCCTTTTCTCCGAGTTTGGTAACTAGATATCCTACATCAAATCCCCCCGAATATTTATACCTTTTTCTGTATGATGAGCGGGCATTGATTCCCCACGAACCTTTAGTATATATTTCTCCGGTCACAGCTAAATCGATATTATCATTGATCGCAAAGTAATAACCTCCGTCTCTTAAGTTAAATCCTCGGGCGAGCTCATCTCCATAGGAAGGCATGATAACCCCCGAAGAATACTTTTCAGAAAATGGGAAAAATCCAAACGGTAAGCCGATAGGAAGAGGTAAATCTTCAATAACAAGATATGCAGGACCTGTTACGACGTTCTTTTTAGGCCTCACCTTGGCTTTTGTCAGTGCCAAGTAAAAGTGAGGGTGTTCGTGATCGTCGCAAGTAGTATATTTTCCCTCTCTCATGAAAAACGAATTGTCGTCGTTCTTTTTTGCTCTGCTTGCTACAATATATCCTTCTCCTTGAGTGGTAATAACATTTGTAATATAACCTTTCTTTGTTTTAAAGTTATATTTCATTGTTTTTGATTCGTAGTCTGTTCCTCCATCTGTAAATACAGGGAATCCAAATTCTTTTCCTACAGAATCGAGACCGTATGTGGCATAAACAAGGCTACTATCCATGTTCATCCATATCTTTTCTCCTTTGAGTGAAATATCGGTGTATTTCACAACGCTTTCGCCATATAAATATCCCCAATTTCCTGCTGTAAGAACTATGGAGTCATTGGCTGTATAGTCTACTACAGCGTCCAAAACGGCTTTCTTTTTCTTTATAGAGTCGGACGGAAGGGAGTCTCCACGCATTCGTATAGAATCATTCTGAGTCTTACGAACCGGGTCTCGACTTAAACGAACCCGAGGTGATGCAGAGTCGGTAGGCAATGAGTCTTGAGGGGTGTCGAGATGTGTTATACGTGACTCTATACGAGAAATTTGTGCACCCCAAAAAGGCACAGAAAAAAGAATAAGCAGAAACGTATACGTCAACAACTGAATTTTCCTCATGTAGAGACCTCTAACTATATAGTGTATTCGGATGCAAAGCTAATCAATTATATAAGAAAGCATAATATGAAAAATCAAAAAAAGTATAAATTTTCATCTTCCATCCTAAGAATCAAATTGAATTGATAGAAACTTTATCCTTAAATATTGTGATTAATTTTTTATCTTTGTTCTATTCTAAAACGAAGCTTTTCATGAAATATTTTCTGTTAACCCTATCACTTTTCCTTCTTGCACTGGGGGGATATTCTCAAAACTTTGAAGAATACTTTGAAAACAAAACGTTGCGTGTGGATTATATATTTACAGGTGACAATGTCTCTCAGACCGTTTCTCTCGAACAATTAAACCAATTGCCCCAATGGGCAGGACGCCGTCACCATCTTGCAGAACTGGGAAGACAAGGTAACGGGCAAATCAAAATGACGGATCATAGAACCGGGAAATGTATTTATCTTGAATCCTTCAGTTCTTTATTTCAAGAATGGCTCACTATCCCTGAAGCTGCTACAGTAAGAAAAAGTTTCGAAAACACATTCTTATTACCATACCCCAAAGATAAGGTTGATATAGAGGTAAGTTTGCGAGAAAAAGACGGTTCGTACAAAACCGCTCTTAGGCATACTGTCGCTCCTGACGATATCCTAATAAGGAAAAAAGGTTTGAAAAATATCCCTGCTTATACCG
Encoded here:
- a CDS encoding Maf-like protein; amino-acid sequence: MLNLSRYNIILASNSPRRKELLSGLNIPYEIKTLPDIDESYPDSLAGEDIAIYIAKEKANAYLDQLDENTLLITADTIVLLDGKVYGKPSDETDAKQMLRDLSGKTHQVITGVCITTKDKQVSFGVSSEVRFSKLDDDEIEYYVSNYKPFDKAGAYGVQEWIGYVAVEYISGSYFNIMGLPIQRLYRELKKF
- a CDS encoding methylated-DNA--[protein]-cysteine S-methyltransferase translates to MKAFLQSPVGLIEIRETDGYISSVRIIHQEGEEKADSSPLLNNAIKQLEEYFSGERKVFDLPLKQNGTSFQQKAWEYLSTIPYGKTVSYKDEAIAIGSPKGCRAVGAANGKNNLAIIVPCHRVVNEGGRLGGYAYGTDIKLLLLELENYYNFM
- a CDS encoding GNAT family N-acetyltransferase, which translates into the protein METVIAPINKDLLRAELTKDKFLRYTNKANNEIYIVTHHNSPNVMLEIGRLREIAFRYYGGGTGKSVDIDEYDKMDNPYKQLIVWNPEAGEIIGGYRFICGPDICFDENGEPILATSHLFHFSERFIKEYLPYTFELGRSFVTLEYQSTLAGSRGIFALDNLWDGLGALSVADPSMKYFFGKVTMYDTYNTQARDMILYFLNKYFPDPEKLVWPKQALTIETEKSKLRRLFDGESFKSDYRILNTSVRKLDLNIPPLVNAYMSLSPQMKVFGTAVNDTFGNVEETGILINVDEILEEKKKRHIESYLKDKPSKRFLKRLRQMINWSWTKYEDRPKPKKRKNEGFFTISRRINRDKRN
- a CDS encoding 1-acyl-sn-glycerol-3-phosphate acyltransferase — protein: MNHEPQILDLDKVLAEKAPKIYNKVPRFAINYLKRKIHLDELNKILTIYADKYGVDFMQAVVGYFNLTLETSGLENIQDGKKYIFVSNHPLGGLDGICLSAVIGERFDKKIKYVVNDVLYFIKNLQPIFLPVNKYGRQSKQATTSLNEAYESDNQIITFPAGLCSRQENGKIHDLDWQKNFILKAVESRRDVVPVYFEGKNSNFFYRFANIRKRLGIKFNIELILLPDEMFKNKNKSFSITFGEPIPYTFFDNSKSAMQWAQYVKEKSYNLAKTNKQ
- the trxA gene encoding thioredoxin, with amino-acid sequence MRRKITLPILGIVLMTLTVLLGNNSVFGNNNTTNNDTPIVTLTSSNYEKETGTGLVFVDFWAPWCGPCRRMAPILESVAKEYKGSAKIGKINVDNYKKFSIDKGIEVLPTIVVYKDGKEITRLRGLVSKEDLVKIITEHTKK
- a CDS encoding transglutaminase domain-containing protein translates to MKKIIFSSLLMISLLFILGACSSADKHFLKDKEYREQVHQQFMKRKDLAAGRSEQLFSALDKQDLTLEQREALEFLYAYMPLSDLADYDADFFLGQVDAAFKARDYFDWGKKIPDDIFRHFVLVYRVNNENLDTARQVFFDELKDRVKGLTMEKAVLEVNHWCHEKVTYRGTDGRTSAPLALAKTSWGRCGEESTFTTAALRAVGIPARQCYTPRWVHTDDNHAWVEAWVDGKWHYIGACEPEPELDVAWFSAPVKRAMMVHTNVFGLYNGPEEKNVQTDLYSVINLLGNYTNTRDVKVKIVDEAGKPVEGATVKFKVYNYAEFYPIATSTTKTDGTASIISGMGDIFVWANKGDIYGYAKSTPESGEVTVTLNNKPGKGLDETIVMEAPAEQAIKELAPEKIAENAKRLAHEDSIRNAYMATFISESDAKKFAEKNKLNPDKTWNILSKSQGNWQEISSFMEAKKDNPYLNAFLLSLSDKDLRDTPAGYLLDHLTIGQDATQKKLAEDSPLVGSIYSPRISQELIRPWRSFFKKALTEDFINKSRNDINEVINFVRENIKIDEEQNYFKCPISPKGVYELKVSDKPSRDILFVALCRSMDIPARIDRATGRPQYLKGETAWTDVFFDKQAEEQPKATIQFTNAKDNIVKPGYYTHFTIARYDNGDFVTLDYENSIKDLPAKITVDAGYYRLMIGSRGNDGSVTISTRYFEVKGNEAKTFEIELPKVEGRIQVQGIVDPNTVITLQDGSKKSIKELTNGKGLMICFADPDKEPTKHILQDLPAVQQAIEEWGGGILFAIPDDKLSKAFDASVFKGLPKQSLWMTDHNRTLLNTVAGALQIEFSNNFPLTVYISTNGGILYSSQGYRIGIGENIIKTIELEKGTK
- a CDS encoding putative LPS assembly protein LptD; translation: MRKIQLLTYTFLLILFSVPFWGAQISRIESRITHLDTPQDSLPTDSASPRVRLSRDPVRKTQNDSIRMRGDSLPSDSIKKKKAVLDAVVDYTANDSIVLTAGNWGYLYGESVVKYTDISLKGEKIWMNMDSSLVYATYGLDSVGKEFGFPVFTDGGTDYESKTMKYNFKTKKGYITNVITTQGEGYIVASRAKKNDDNSFFMREGKYTTCDDHEHPHFYLALTKAKVRPKKNVVTGPAYLVIEDLPLPIGLPFGFFPFSEKYSSGVIMPSYGDELARGFNLRDGGYYFAINDNIDLAVTGEIYTKGSWGINARSSYRKRYKYSGGFDVGYLVTKLGEKGIDYSLAKDLKINWTHSQDPKSNMFRTLSASVQFSTSSYDRNDLNTAYTPMGTNNTKSSNVTLTQKIPNSPWSFSANISAAQRTQDSTISLTLPNVTVTMSRIAPFKRKDAVGAEKWYEKIQLSYTGDLRNSITTKENKLFQSNLQKDWNNAMKHTIPVSATFSALNYLNITPSFNYTERWYTSKIEKRWDADQRRMVVEDTTYSFNRVYDFNFSLGFQTKLYGMFTPIFSKNTQIRHVFTPSISLSYAPDFSSQKFGFYEKLYYYDSEGNWRDTGNKYSPYEQGMFGVPSQGAQGMINFSFDNNLEMKYRDSNDSIKKISLIDNLGINFSHNMMAKEFKWSDINMGLRLKFSKSFTVNLNAAFDPYLYRAETNDAGEVTSLRRVNELRISNGKGFGRLKSTGYSISPSINQDTFKKWFGGGDDKDKDSKKKEDESTQSENNLAASGEEEERKSLMEAKKDDNQYDEDGYVKNEIKWNLGISFSMNYNTNKLPKQAARNDYAEYRGTLTKALSLNGNIQPTKNWSFNFNASYDFDAGKIAYMSCNLTRNLHCWSISASFNPVGQYKSYYVSLRASSSMLQDLKYEQRGRASSYDPNWD